A portion of the Streptomyces sp. NBC_00376 genome contains these proteins:
- a CDS encoding GNAT family N-acetyltransferase, with the protein MTPAPQELTIRPLAGPEELGLFRRLSYTLDHELADDLESGRRRPEWMWVALRGEALVARIAWWSLGGEAPLLLDFFDLDDTLPEPERGEIGLKLLETATAAVVPAGAPRPEYGRFVPADWREDPAAREVVEARIRVMERSGARMLVERLRLEWRAGTAVPADSGRLRFRPVDGREDLLTLMTPVMEGTLDAHGQADLASGLSAREAAEKHYDEELAKYRTPHEWWRIAELPDGEPVGFVVPARNNYNPIVAYIGVLPAHRGHGYIDDILAEGTRVLAAQDGVERIRAATDLGNVPMAKSFARLGYVNFERSFDMVWD; encoded by the coding sequence GTGACCCCTGCACCACAGGAACTGACCATCCGTCCGCTCGCCGGTCCCGAGGAGCTCGGGCTCTTCCGCCGGCTGTCGTACACCCTCGATCACGAACTCGCCGACGACCTGGAGAGCGGGCGTCGCCGTCCCGAGTGGATGTGGGTGGCGCTGCGCGGCGAAGCCCTGGTGGCGCGGATCGCGTGGTGGAGCCTGGGCGGGGAGGCGCCGCTGCTCCTCGACTTCTTCGACCTGGACGACACCCTGCCCGAGCCCGAACGCGGCGAGATCGGGCTGAAGTTGCTGGAGACGGCGACGGCCGCGGTCGTGCCCGCCGGCGCCCCGCGGCCCGAGTACGGCCGCTTCGTACCGGCCGACTGGCGCGAGGACCCGGCCGCCCGCGAGGTCGTCGAGGCCCGGATCCGGGTCATGGAGCGCTCCGGTGCGCGGATGCTGGTCGAGCGGCTCCGGCTGGAGTGGCGCGCCGGTACCGCGGTCCCCGCCGACAGCGGCCGGCTCCGGTTCCGTCCGGTCGACGGGCGCGAGGACCTCCTCACGCTGATGACACCGGTGATGGAGGGCACCCTCGACGCCCACGGGCAGGCCGATCTGGCGTCCGGGCTCAGTGCCCGCGAGGCCGCCGAGAAGCACTACGACGAGGAGCTGGCGAAGTACCGGACCCCGCACGAGTGGTGGCGCATCGCCGAACTCCCGGACGGTGAACCGGTCGGGTTCGTCGTCCCGGCCCGCAACAACTACAACCCGATCGTCGCGTACATCGGTGTGCTGCCCGCCCACCGCGGCCACGGCTACATCGACGACATCCTCGCCGAGGGCACCCGGGTACTGGCCGCGCAGGACGGCGTGGAACGCATCCGGGCCGCCACCGACCTCGGCAACGTACCGATGGCCAAGTCCTTCGCACGCCTCGGGTACGTGAACTTCGAGCGCTCCTTCGACATGGTCTGGGACTGA
- a CDS encoding LysR family transcriptional regulator, whose product MSLRQMEYFLTVVEESSFTRAAELLHVTQPALSHQIKALERTVGGALLERLPRGVRLTPMGRAFLPHAERSVRSAAQARRAARAAAGAEGGELHIATVHAVAVGILPDVFARWRRARPGVALVLHEYATPEALEEQLERGTADLAVGPPPARWPGPVVPVGEEEIVLVVPFDDPLAGRASVRLLELADRPWVRCAMEPVVQGQAFLDLVCGQAGFTPRTAVRTEHTSTAVRMAAAGVGVATAPAHVVRGAVGEDCAVLAVEPPWRRGLAVFSRVELTGAAAAFTDLLAGSGPLGSRTTTG is encoded by the coding sequence TTGAGCCTGCGACAGATGGAGTACTTCCTCACGGTCGTCGAGGAGTCGTCGTTCACCCGGGCCGCCGAACTCCTCCACGTCACCCAGCCCGCGCTCTCCCACCAGATCAAGGCCCTGGAGCGGACCGTCGGCGGCGCCCTCCTCGAACGGCTGCCGCGCGGCGTGCGCCTGACCCCGATGGGGCGTGCCTTCCTGCCGCACGCCGAGCGCTCCGTACGCAGCGCCGCCCAGGCACGGCGGGCGGCGCGGGCGGCGGCGGGCGCGGAGGGCGGTGAGCTGCACATCGCGACGGTGCACGCGGTGGCCGTCGGCATCCTTCCCGACGTCTTCGCGCGCTGGCGCCGGGCGCGTCCCGGGGTCGCTCTCGTCCTCCACGAGTACGCCACCCCGGAAGCCCTGGAGGAACAGCTCGAACGCGGCACCGCCGACCTCGCGGTCGGTCCGCCGCCCGCGCGCTGGCCGGGGCCCGTCGTCCCGGTCGGCGAGGAGGAGATCGTCCTGGTGGTCCCCTTCGACGACCCGCTCGCCGGACGCGCCTCGGTCCGTCTGCTGGAGCTGGCCGACCGGCCCTGGGTGCGCTGCGCGATGGAACCCGTGGTCCAGGGACAGGCGTTCCTGGACCTGGTCTGCGGGCAGGCCGGCTTCACACCCCGTACGGCGGTGCGTACCGAACACACGTCGACCGCGGTACGGATGGCGGCGGCCGGGGTAGGTGTCGCCACGGCTCCGGCGCATGTCGTGCGGGGAGCGGTCGGCGAGGACTGCGCGGTCCTCGCCGTCGAACCTCCGTGGCGGCGTGGGCTGGCGGTCTTCTCCCGCGTGGAACTCACGGGGGCCGCCGCCGCGTTCACGGATCTTCTCGCGGGCTCCGGGCCACTGGGCTCCCGTACGACGACGGGCTGA
- the treY gene encoding malto-oligosyltrehalose synthase: protein MTPTATYRLQLQPDFPFSAAGEAVPYLASLGVSHLHLSPVLEAVPGSRHGYDVVDHGRVRAELGGEQGLRELARTARGHGLGLIVDIVPNHMAAVPRHNHALWEVLREGPGSPYARWFDIDWAAGGGKVLLPVLGGPIGDELGGLRVDGEVLRHGEQEFPLRTGTAGLPLPELLDAQHYRLGWWRLARTELNYRRFFTISELIGVRVEDPEVFAATHGKILELVRDGVVDGLRIDHPDGLAEPAAYLERLSAATGGRWTVVEKILTSGEELPADWAVAGTTGYDALHRVDGLFVDPMGAAELVGRYREYAGPAGDRGGYWTATVRRAAYRVVTHELAAETELLTRIAARICAAEPALRDHAPWTLRTAVRELMVRMPVYRPYVTAGGACTTPAEETLSDAVVRDAKAMFTVAEEASAVDVVRELALGRLGEGPERAAFCARFAQTASALRAKSVEDTAFYQYVPLISANEVGGDPGQPAVKPEKFHAFCARLARDWPATGTALSTHDTKRSADVRARIAVLTECPQSWSGLLTELDRATPATAPDPQLAWQAWQTAVGCAKLPDGEMASRLEPALLKAVREAGLFTGWTEPDPAYERAVTDFVAAGPAASGGPVRETLERFASTLDPYVRANVLGAALVQLTMPGVPDLYQGTEREYVALVDPDNRRPFCEPSLDGALGEKGELTAAALRLRRERPEVFGESGTYAPLGARGPAAAHCLAFCRSGEVVTAVTRLSLRLAESGGWHGTELVLPDDGPWTDLLASGRKFTGSSVPLAELFAARPVALLSRAGREGPADLG from the coding sequence ATGACGCCCACCGCCACCTACCGGCTCCAGCTCCAGCCCGACTTCCCGTTCTCGGCCGCCGGGGAGGCCGTGCCGTATCTCGCCTCGCTCGGCGTCTCCCATCTGCATCTGTCCCCGGTCCTCGAAGCCGTACCCGGCTCCCGGCACGGCTACGACGTCGTCGACCACGGCCGGGTACGCGCCGAGCTCGGCGGTGAACAGGGGCTGCGGGAGCTGGCCCGCACTGCGCGCGGGCACGGTCTCGGACTGATCGTGGACATCGTGCCGAACCACATGGCCGCCGTCCCCCGCCACAACCACGCGCTGTGGGAGGTACTGCGCGAGGGCCCCGGATCGCCGTACGCCCGCTGGTTCGACATCGACTGGGCGGCGGGCGGCGGAAAGGTGCTGCTGCCGGTGCTCGGCGGGCCGATCGGCGACGAGCTCGGCGGGCTCCGGGTGGACGGCGAGGTGCTGCGCCACGGCGAGCAGGAGTTCCCGCTGCGGACCGGTACCGCCGGGTTGCCGCTGCCGGAGCTGCTGGATGCCCAGCACTACCGGCTCGGCTGGTGGCGGCTGGCCCGCACCGAGCTGAACTACCGGCGGTTCTTCACGATCTCGGAGCTCATCGGGGTACGGGTGGAGGACCCCGAGGTCTTCGCCGCCACCCACGGCAAGATCCTCGAACTGGTCCGGGACGGTGTCGTCGACGGGCTGCGCATCGACCACCCCGACGGACTGGCCGAGCCCGCCGCGTACCTGGAGCGGCTCTCGGCCGCGACCGGCGGGCGGTGGACGGTGGTGGAGAAGATCCTCACCAGCGGCGAGGAGCTGCCCGCGGACTGGGCCGTCGCGGGGACGACCGGGTACGACGCCCTGCACCGCGTGGACGGCCTGTTCGTCGACCCGATGGGCGCCGCGGAGCTGGTCGGCCGCTACCGGGAGTACGCGGGACCCGCCGGCGACCGCGGCGGCTACTGGACGGCGACCGTCCGCCGCGCCGCGTACCGGGTGGTGACGCACGAACTGGCCGCCGAGACCGAGCTGCTGACCCGGATCGCCGCACGGATCTGCGCCGCCGAGCCCGCGCTGCGCGATCACGCCCCGTGGACGCTGCGCACCGCCGTGCGCGAACTGATGGTGCGGATGCCCGTCTACCGCCCGTACGTGACGGCCGGCGGGGCCTGCACCACGCCGGCCGAGGAGACGCTGTCGGACGCGGTCGTGCGGGACGCGAAGGCGATGTTCACCGTCGCGGAGGAGGCGTCGGCCGTCGACGTGGTCCGGGAGCTGGCGCTGGGGCGGCTGGGCGAGGGGCCCGAGCGGGCCGCGTTCTGCGCCCGGTTCGCCCAGACCGCCTCGGCGTTGCGCGCCAAGTCGGTCGAGGACACGGCGTTCTACCAGTACGTGCCGCTGATCTCGGCGAACGAGGTGGGCGGCGACCCCGGGCAGCCCGCGGTGAAGCCGGAAAAGTTCCACGCGTTCTGTGCCCGGCTGGCCCGCGACTGGCCGGCCACCGGCACGGCGCTGAGCACCCATGACACCAAGCGGAGCGCCGATGTACGGGCCCGGATCGCGGTGCTGACGGAGTGCCCGCAGTCGTGGTCCGGGCTGCTGACGGAGCTGGACCGGGCGACCCCGGCCACCGCTCCGGATCCGCAGCTCGCCTGGCAGGCCTGGCAGACGGCGGTGGGCTGCGCGAAGCTGCCGGACGGCGAGATGGCAAGCCGTCTTGAGCCGGCGCTGCTGAAGGCGGTCCGCGAGGCGGGGCTCTTCACCGGCTGGACCGAGCCCGATCCGGCGTACGAGCGGGCGGTGACGGACTTCGTCGCGGCCGGGCCGGCCGCGAGCGGCGGTCCGGTGCGCGAGACGCTGGAGCGGTTCGCGAGCACGCTCGACCCCTATGTGCGGGCCAATGTGCTGGGGGCGGCGCTGGTACAGCTGACGATGCCGGGTGTGCCGGATCTGTACCAGGGCACGGAGCGGGAGTACGTGGCGCTGGTCGACCCGGACAACCGGCGGCCGTTCTGCGAGCCGTCCCTGGACGGGGCCCTCGGCGAGAAGGGCGAGCTGACGGCGGCCGCCCTGCGGCTGCGGCGCGAGCGGCCGGAGGTGTTCGGCGAGTCCGGTACGTACGCCCCGCTGGGCGCGCGGGGCCCGGCGGCCGCACACTGTCTGGCGTTCTGCCGCTCCGGCGAGGTGGTCACCGCGGTGACCAGGCTGTCGTTGCGGCTGGCGGAGTCGGGCGGCTGGCACGGCACGGAGCTGGTGCTGCCGGACGACGGGCCGTGGACCGATCTGCTGGCGTCCGGTCGGAAGTTCACCGGGAGCTCGGTCCCGCTCGCCGAACTCTTCGCCGCGCGGCCGGTGGCGCTGCTCAGCCGGGCCGGACGAGAAGGGCCCGCGGACCTCGGGTGA
- a CDS encoding DUF1707 and FHA domain-containing protein: MTSSFESHTYPVRLSDAQRDRVLGVLRDGAAQGRLSHDTFMRRMELALTARRSEELEALTADLEGEGRWSRRILRVVSGVSGFPGRVRRVWQTERLPKLLLPAPSPHPLLIGRDPGNGLRLNHETVSRIHAELTAQGGRWLLRDLGSTNGTCVNGQRVTGAVPVRDGDQVSFGRMSFRLSAPVLGPPA; the protein is encoded by the coding sequence GTGACGTCCTCCTTCGAGTCCCACACGTACCCCGTGCGGCTGTCCGACGCCCAGCGCGACCGTGTGCTCGGCGTACTCAGAGACGGCGCGGCACAGGGCAGGCTCTCCCACGACACCTTCATGCGGCGCATGGAGCTGGCCCTCACCGCCCGGCGATCCGAGGAACTGGAGGCACTCACCGCCGACCTGGAGGGCGAGGGCCGTTGGTCCCGGCGGATACTCCGGGTCGTGAGCGGGGTGTCCGGATTTCCCGGCCGGGTGCGCCGGGTCTGGCAGACCGAGCGGCTCCCCAAGCTCCTGCTCCCCGCCCCGAGCCCGCACCCCCTGCTGATCGGCCGCGATCCGGGCAACGGGCTGCGGCTCAACCACGAGACCGTCTCCCGGATCCACGCGGAGCTCACCGCCCAGGGCGGCCGCTGGCTGCTGCGCGACCTCGGCTCGACCAACGGCACCTGCGTCAACGGCCAGCGGGTCACCGGCGCGGTCCCGGTCCGCGACGGGGACCAGGTGAGCTTCGGCCGGATGAGCTTCCGGCTCTCCGCACCCGTCCTCGGCCCGCCGGCCTGA
- the glgX gene encoding glycogen debranching protein GlgX produces the protein MQVWPGQAYPLGATYDGAGTNFAVFSEAARRIELCLLHDDGSETAVELRETDAFVRHAYLPGVMPGQRYGFRVHGPYEPERGARCNSAKLLLDPYARAVAGQIRWGEAVYGYPFGRPDARNDLDSAPHTMTSVVVNPYFDWGDDRRPRTDYHRTVIYEAHVKGLTMLHPGLPKELRGTYAGLAHPEVIAHLTELGVTAIELMPVHQFVQDHRLADAGLANYWGYNTIGFFAPHNAYASWGDRGEQVLEFKQAVRALHQAGIEVILDVVYNHTAEGNHLGPTLSFRGLDNASYYRLADDQRYYMDTTGTGNSLLMRSPHVLQLIMDSLRYWVTEMHVDGFRFDLAATLARQFHEVDRLSSFFDLVQQDPVVSQVKLIAEPWDVGEGGYQVGNFPPLWTEWNGKYRDTVRDLWRGEPRTLAEFAGRLTGSSDLYQDDGRRPLASINFTTCHDGFTLHDLVSYNDKHNEANGESNRDGESHNRSWNCGAEGDTDQPEILDLRTRQMRNFIATLMLSQGVPMLSHGDEFARTQRGNNNAYCQDSELSWVHWPDPDEAAEEEADGADRGGAGTEGSSLLEFTRAMVWLRRDHPVFRRRRFFHGRPVEGTHDELSDIAWFTPEGGEMKQRDWQAAHAKALTVFLNGHAISEPGPRGERISDDSFLLMFNASAETLEFSVPVNHGRQWLVVVDTARPVGVMPGSGPKVAGGDRVTLVGRSMAVLQRPA, from the coding sequence ATGCAGGTCTGGCCGGGACAGGCGTATCCCCTCGGTGCCACGTACGACGGCGCCGGGACCAACTTCGCGGTCTTCTCGGAGGCCGCCAGACGAATCGAGTTGTGCCTGCTGCACGACGACGGTTCCGAGACGGCGGTGGAGCTCAGGGAGACCGACGCCTTCGTCCGCCATGCCTACCTGCCCGGGGTGATGCCCGGTCAGCGGTACGGATTCAGGGTCCACGGGCCGTACGAGCCGGAGCGCGGCGCCCGCTGCAATTCGGCCAAGCTGCTGCTCGACCCGTACGCCCGTGCCGTCGCCGGGCAGATCCGGTGGGGCGAGGCGGTGTACGGCTACCCGTTCGGCCGGCCCGACGCGCGCAACGATCTCGACTCGGCGCCGCACACCATGACCTCGGTGGTGGTCAACCCGTACTTCGACTGGGGCGACGACCGGCGGCCCCGTACCGACTACCACCGCACGGTGATCTACGAGGCCCATGTGAAGGGCCTGACGATGCTCCACCCGGGGCTGCCGAAGGAGCTGCGCGGCACCTACGCGGGGCTGGCCCATCCGGAGGTGATCGCCCATCTGACGGAACTGGGCGTCACGGCCATCGAACTGATGCCGGTTCACCAGTTCGTCCAGGACCACCGGCTGGCGGACGCGGGGCTGGCCAACTACTGGGGTTACAACACCATCGGCTTCTTCGCCCCGCACAACGCCTACGCCTCCTGGGGCGACCGGGGCGAGCAGGTGCTGGAGTTCAAGCAGGCGGTGCGGGCGCTGCACCAGGCCGGCATCGAGGTGATCCTCGACGTGGTCTACAACCACACCGCGGAGGGCAACCATCTGGGCCCGACGCTCTCCTTCCGGGGCCTGGACAACGCCTCGTACTACCGGCTGGCGGACGACCAGCGGTACTACATGGACACCACGGGGACCGGGAACTCCCTGCTGATGCGGTCGCCGCACGTGCTCCAGCTGATCATGGACTCGCTGCGGTACTGGGTGACCGAGATGCACGTGGACGGCTTCCGCTTCGACCTGGCGGCGACCCTGGCCCGGCAGTTCCACGAGGTGGACCGGCTGTCGTCGTTCTTCGACCTGGTGCAGCAGGACCCGGTGGTCAGCCAGGTGAAGCTGATCGCCGAGCCGTGGGACGTGGGCGAGGGCGGCTACCAGGTGGGGAACTTCCCGCCGCTGTGGACCGAGTGGAACGGCAAGTACCGGGACACCGTGCGGGACCTGTGGCGGGGCGAGCCGCGGACCCTCGCGGAGTTCGCGGGACGGCTGACCGGGTCGTCGGACCTGTACCAGGACGACGGGCGGCGGCCGCTCGCCTCGATCAACTTCACCACCTGCCACGACGGGTTCACGCTGCACGACCTGGTCTCGTACAACGACAAGCACAACGAGGCGAACGGCGAGAGCAACCGGGACGGCGAGAGCCACAACCGGTCCTGGAACTGCGGCGCGGAGGGGGACACCGACCAGCCGGAGATCCTCGACCTGCGGACACGTCAGATGCGGAACTTCATCGCCACGCTGATGCTGTCGCAGGGCGTGCCGATGCTGAGCCACGGCGACGAGTTCGCGCGCACCCAGCGGGGCAACAACAACGCGTACTGCCAGGACAGCGAGTTGTCGTGGGTGCACTGGCCCGATCCGGACGAGGCGGCCGAGGAAGAGGCGGACGGCGCCGACCGGGGCGGGGCGGGCACCGAGGGCAGCAGTCTGCTGGAGTTCACCCGGGCGATGGTGTGGCTGCGCCGCGACCATCCGGTCTTCCGGCGCCGCCGGTTCTTCCACGGCCGTCCGGTCGAGGGCACGCACGACGAGCTCTCGGACATCGCGTGGTTCACACCGGAGGGCGGCGAGATGAAGCAGCGGGACTGGCAGGCCGCGCACGCCAAGGCCCTGACGGTCTTCCTCAACGGTCACGCGATCTCGGAGCCGGGGCCGCGCGGCGAGCGGATCTCCGACGACTCGTTCCTGCTGATGTTCAACGCGAGCGCGGAGACGCTGGAGTTCTCCGTTCCGGTGAATCACGGCCGGCAGTGGCTGGTGGTGGTCGACACGGCGCGCCCGGTCGGAGTCATGCCCGGCTCGGGGCCGAAGGTGGCGGGGGGCGATCGGGTGACGCTGGTCGGGCGCAGCATGGCGGTGCTGCAGCGGCCCGCGTAG
- a CDS encoding cytochrome P450 translates to MKADVPEGISAPGLGRRGRRPVRGPRPDAGPSLLAPGAARDPYRLYRVLREEYPLSYDAPLRAWLVSRYADVATALTDPRFTGLPHDAAPRGAPAPLGLCHGSPRCVPRDQRPSTPGTVPCHMSEFEAVPRHMPELEAVPRHMPELAAVPRHMAARIERTAYVLARRIAGRQQADLVEEFCRWLPFGAAPGASARRYADRLSGTTRGTMPGIAHGTTPGIAYGPPPVTATAATPCTRHTGLRERALASLLANVLDAPGLLAALRVEPALADRAWTESLRRDPPVQVVLRRTVTEVTLSGGTLPAGADVACLIGAAGRDPERFAAPDLFDPFRRDQGRSLTGPVSCPAVLLGRLEARQGLLALLDAMPRLRWADGFRPAGTGLLTRGPRALLVRPG, encoded by the coding sequence ATGAAGGCCGACGTGCCGGAAGGCATATCCGCACCGGGCCTCGGCCGTCGAGGGCGCCGACCGGTGCGCGGCCCCCGCCCGGACGCCGGCCCCAGCCTGCTCGCGCCCGGCGCGGCGCGTGACCCGTACCGCCTCTACCGCGTCCTGCGCGAGGAGTACCCGCTCAGCTACGACGCGCCCCTGCGCGCCTGGCTGGTCAGCCGGTACGCGGACGTGGCCACGGCCCTCACCGACCCCCGCTTCACCGGCCTCCCGCACGACGCCGCACCCCGCGGCGCCCCCGCCCCGCTCGGGCTCTGCCACGGCAGCCCCCGCTGCGTGCCCCGCGATCAGCGCCCGTCGACACCCGGAACTGTGCCATGTCACATGTCGGAGTTCGAAGCAGTGCCACGTCACATGCCGGAGCTCGAAGCGGTACCACGTCACATGCCGGAGCTCGCGGCGGTGCCACGTCACATGGCAGCGCGCATCGAGCGGACCGCGTACGTGCTGGCGCGCCGCATCGCGGGCCGCCAACAGGCCGATCTCGTCGAGGAGTTCTGCCGCTGGCTGCCCTTCGGTGCCGCCCCCGGCGCGAGCGCCCGGCGCTACGCCGACCGGCTGTCCGGCACCACGCGCGGCACCATGCCCGGCATCGCCCACGGCACCACGCCCGGCATCGCGTACGGGCCCCCGCCCGTCACCGCGACCGCGGCCACCCCCTGCACCCGGCACACCGGCCTCCGCGAGAGGGCGCTCGCCTCCCTCCTCGCCAACGTGCTGGACGCCCCCGGCCTCCTCGCCGCCCTGCGCGTCGAACCGGCCCTGGCCGACCGGGCCTGGACGGAGTCGCTGCGCCGCGACCCGCCGGTCCAGGTGGTGCTGCGGCGCACCGTCACCGAGGTCACCCTCAGCGGCGGCACCCTGCCTGCCGGGGCGGACGTCGCCTGCCTGATCGGCGCGGCCGGCCGCGATCCGGAACGGTTCGCCGCCCCGGACCTCTTCGACCCCTTCCGCCGCGACCAGGGCCGGTCCCTCACCGGACCCGTGTCCTGCCCCGCCGTCCTGCTCGGCCGACTGGAGGCCCGCCAGGGCCTGCTCGCGCTGCTCGACGCGATGCCCCGGCTCCGCTGGGCGGACGGATTCCGCCCGGCAGGCACCGGGCTGCTCACCCGAGGTCCGCGGGCCCTTCTCGTCCGGCCCGGCTGA
- the lpdA gene encoding dihydrolipoyl dehydrogenase, protein MTRTTTTTRTGTTAATGTETDVLVIGGGTGGYSTALRAAALGLEVVLVERDKVGGTCLHRGCIPSKAMLHAAELVDGIAEAGERWGVKTTLDSVDWPALVATRDDIVARNHRGMVEHLAHAAVELVHGSAELTGPRSAYVTGRGTVVARRGIVLATGSRPRMLAGLKADGHRVVTSDDALFAPGLPRSVLVLGGGAIGVEYASFHRSMGADVTLVEAADRLVPLEDVDVSRHLTRGLKKRGIDVLTGARLTDAGVVSDGVVATVRTSRGETRTVRAERLLVAVGRVPVTEGLGLAAAGLAADGRGHVAPADWSRLETSVPGIHVVGDLLPPPSPGLAHASFAEGLLVAETLAGLSAPAVDYAAVPRVTYSSPQTAAVGLTEAQARDAGHDVTVGSMPLTAVAKGMVHGRGGMVKVVAERGGRVLGVHLVGPQVSEMIAESQLIVGWDAEPADVARHVHAHPTLSEAVGEVFLTLGGRGLHQRS, encoded by the coding sequence ATGACACGGACAACGACAACAACAAGAACGGGAACAACCGCAGCGACCGGGACCGAGACCGACGTCCTGGTGATCGGGGGCGGTACGGGCGGATACTCCACCGCCCTGCGGGCCGCCGCCCTCGGCCTGGAGGTGGTCCTCGTGGAGCGCGACAAGGTGGGCGGCACCTGCCTGCACCGCGGCTGCATTCCCAGCAAGGCGATGCTGCACGCCGCCGAACTCGTGGACGGCATCGCGGAGGCCGGGGAACGGTGGGGGGTGAAGACGACCCTGGACTCGGTGGACTGGCCGGCCCTGGTCGCCACCCGCGACGACATCGTGGCGCGCAACCATCGCGGGATGGTGGAGCACTTGGCGCACGCTGCGGTCGAATTGGTGCACGGGAGCGCCGAGTTGACCGGACCGCGCAGTGCGTACGTCACCGGTCGCGGGACGGTCGTCGCGCGCCGCGGCATCGTACTGGCGACCGGGTCGCGACCGCGCATGCTGGCGGGGCTGAAGGCCGACGGGCACCGCGTCGTCACCAGCGACGACGCGTTGTTCGCGCCGGGGCTGCCGCGGTCCGTCCTGGTGCTGGGCGGCGGGGCGATCGGCGTCGAGTACGCCTCGTTCCACCGGTCGATGGGCGCCGACGTGACCCTGGTGGAGGCCGCGGACCGGCTCGTGCCGCTGGAGGACGTCGATGTGTCGCGCCATCTGACCCGCGGTCTGAAGAAGCGCGGGATCGACGTACTCACCGGGGCACGGCTGACGGACGCGGGCGTGGTCTCCGACGGGGTGGTCGCGACGGTACGCACCTCGCGCGGCGAGACGCGCACGGTGCGGGCCGAGCGGCTGCTCGTCGCGGTGGGGCGCGTGCCGGTGACCGAAGGGCTCGGCCTCGCGGCGGCGGGGCTGGCCGCCGACGGGCGCGGCCATGTCGCGCCCGCCGACTGGTCCCGGCTCGAGACGTCCGTGCCGGGCATCCATGTGGTGGGCGATCTGCTGCCGCCGCCGTCCCCCGGGCTGGCCCACGCCTCGTTCGCGGAGGGGCTACTCGTCGCCGAGACGCTGGCCGGACTGAGCGCACCCGCGGTGGACTACGCCGCCGTCCCCCGGGTCACGTACTCGTCCCCGCAGACCGCCGCGGTGGGCCTGACCGAGGCCCAGGCCCGTGACGCCGGGCACGACGTCACGGTGGGCAGCATGCCGCTGACCGCCGTGGCCAAGGGGATGGTGCACGGGCGGGGCGGCATGGTGAAGGTGGTCGCCGAGCGGGGCGGCCGGGTCCTCGGGGTGCATCTCGTCGGGCCGCAGGTCTCCGAGATGATCGCCGAGAGCCAGCTGATCGTCGGTTGGGACGCCGAACCCGCCGATGTGGCCCGCCACGTCCACGCCCATCCGACGCTCTCCGAGGCGGTCGGCGAAGTCTTTCTCACCCTCGGCGGGCGCGGGTTGCACCAGCGGTCCTGA
- a CDS encoding SAV2148 family HEPN domain-containing protein codes for MSSGGFELPPGDPGHEGDSTDVPPGAVSLAQPMEIGAELDWGADAWSEVRTRAQRAGRAYIWLNLVEQRLRAVVAAVLRPIYEPVHGEDWVVAAAGPAGQEWVQRAVAVREVSRRKGYLLDPADDNVLSFLTLPQLRELMVQHWPCFEAYFDDRREVELALDELEVARNVVSRNRALNEAVLAQAERASARLLEILGSGAGVPSADRLPVDAVEELVGDRYADVVSVHSDRVRLQRQLPAEDLFGGSRRLDAIGIGLNLLVQNFSGRRLIRLAESGCRVRLLFINPASSAVKRRERELGLKKGELSRSVEMNILHMRRVRSKLRDPGAFEIHVFDETPRFTAYLVDGDGTDAVGVVQTYLRRARGMEAPVLVLRGGGRAVVRAGQDNEHGLFETYREEFESVWADSRPVS; via the coding sequence GTGAGCTCGGGCGGATTCGAGCTGCCCCCAGGTGACCCGGGTCACGAGGGGGACTCCACCGATGTCCCGCCAGGGGCGGTATCGCTTGCGCAGCCCATGGAGATCGGCGCGGAGCTGGACTGGGGAGCGGACGCCTGGAGCGAGGTGCGTACGCGCGCGCAGCGGGCCGGACGGGCCTACATCTGGCTGAATCTCGTGGAGCAGCGGCTGCGTGCCGTGGTCGCCGCGGTGCTCCGGCCCATCTACGAGCCGGTCCACGGCGAGGACTGGGTGGTGGCCGCCGCCGGACCCGCCGGGCAGGAGTGGGTGCAGCGCGCCGTCGCCGTGCGCGAGGTGTCGCGCCGCAAGGGCTACCTGCTGGACCCGGCCGACGACAACGTCCTCAGCTTCCTCACGCTGCCTCAGCTGCGTGAGCTGATGGTCCAGCACTGGCCGTGCTTCGAGGCGTACTTCGACGACCGGCGCGAGGTGGAGCTGGCGCTCGACGAGCTGGAGGTCGCCCGCAACGTGGTCTCCCGCAACCGCGCCCTGAACGAGGCGGTGCTCGCCCAGGCCGAGCGCGCCTCCGCCCGGCTCCTGGAGATCCTGGGCAGCGGCGCCGGGGTCCCGTCGGCCGACCGGCTCCCGGTCGACGCCGTCGAGGAGCTGGTCGGCGACCGGTACGCGGACGTGGTCTCCGTCCACTCCGACCGGGTGCGGCTCCAGCGCCAGCTGCCCGCCGAGGACCTCTTCGGCGGTTCGCGCCGGCTCGACGCGATCGGCATAGGGCTCAACCTGCTGGTGCAGAACTTCTCCGGCCGCAGGCTCATCCGGCTCGCCGAGTCGGGCTGCCGGGTGCGGCTGCTCTTCATCAACCCGGCGAGCAGCGCGGTCAAGCGCCGGGAGCGGGAGCTGGGACTGAAGAAGGGCGAGCTGAGCCGGTCGGTGGAGATGAACATCCTCCACATGCGCCGAGTCCGCTCCAAGCTCCGCGATCCGGGCGCCTTCGAGATCCATGTGTTCGACGAGACCCCGCGCTTCACGGCCTATCTGGTCGACGGGGACGGGACGGACGCGGTCGGGGTCGTCCAGACCTATCTGCGGCGCGCACGCGGCATGGAGGCGCCCGTGCTGGTGCTGCGCGGCGGCGGGCGCGCCGTGGTCCGGGCGGGGCAGGACAACGAGCACGGACTCTTCGAGACGTACCGCGAGGAGTTCGAGTCGGTGTGGGCGGACTCCCGGCCCGTCTCCTGA